From Pedosphaera parvula Ellin514:
TTCGCGGGTGGTTCATCAAATAGATTTCGCCGAGGTTTGGGTTGTTGATCGAGGTTAACGTGAGCGGTTGGGCGGGAATTTCCAAGTCGAGTCCCAGACTGCGAATCGCAGCTTCCGATTTCGGACCTTGAATGCTGAGTTGTCCATAAGCGGCAGCGACATCAATGATCTGAACATCATCGGCAATGATATATTTCTCGAGGCGTTCGGAGACAACTTTGGTCAAGCCGGGTTCGAAGTCGAGGAGTAGTTCATCCTTCAAGGCATAGATGTTGAGGTCGCTCTGCAATTTGCCTTTGGCTGTTACCAGCGCGGCATAACAGCCTGTGCCTGTGCGCAAGCCTTGAACATTATTGGTAACCTGCCCGTGCAGGAAGCGCACGCGATCGGCACCGGTGAGGCATATGCGGCTCCGAAAACTGAGATCCAGCACGGCGGCGCTTTCATGCAGCGCGCGGTATTCAGAAACAGGATCGCCATAATGGTCGACCACTTCCATGCCGCTTACTTCTGTGAAGACAGCGTTTAGTCCGTGATGAAATTCATGTAAAGCCAGTGCTTCCATAAAGTGAATGTAAGGGTTCAGGGGAGTGGCCGCACAGAAAATTTTAGAGGATGACCATTCCGGTGTTCGGATCGAAGAAGTGTGCGTGATGCAGATCGAAGAGGAAATTGGCAGATTGGCCAGGGGACGCGGAGCTGGCAGCAGCGGTGCGTACGGTGAAGGAAGTTGCGCCGAGTTTGGCGTAGAGATAGGTTTCCGCACCCATCGATTCGGCTAGTTCGATTGTGGCAGAGACAATCCAATTGGTATTAGCTCCAGACGCAGGAGTTGCGTAACTAATATGCTCGGGACGAATGGCGAGAATAACTTCTTTGCCGATGCGGGTTTGTAAGCGATCCTCCAAGGCGCGGTCGAGGTTGAGAGTGATGTCTTGGGCGGTGTCGAATTGGAAGGAGAGTCCTTGAGCATCCCGGAGAATTCTTCCTTGAAAAATATTGATCGCAGGAGAGCCAATGAAGTTCGCGACAAACAAATTTGCCGGTTGGTTGTAGATGGTTGCCGGTTGGTCCACCTGTTGGAGAACGCCCTGTTTCATGACGGCGATGCGGTCGCCGAGGGCCATGGCTTCACTTTGATCGTGGGTGACGAATATCATCGTGCTGCCAAGCTGAGTGTGGAGCTTGTGAAGCTCCTTGCGCATCTGAAGGCGCATGGGGGCGTCGAGATTGGAGAGTGGTTCGTCGAAGAGGAAAACCTTTGGCTTGCGCACGATAGCGCGGCCAAGCGCGACCCGTTGACGTTGGCCACCGGAAAGAGCTTCGGGCAGGCGATTGAGGCAATCCTTAATATCAAGCATCTCTGCTGCCTCGCGAACACGTTGGCCGATTTCCTTTTTGGGAAGCTTACGCACTTGCAAGCCGAACGCCATGTTCTCGTAGGCGGTCATGTGCGGGTAGAGCGCGAAAGTTTGAAACACCATGGCCAGGTCGCGATCCTTCGGCGGAACGGTGTTGATGACTCTGCCGTCGATCGAAATGTTGCCGGTGGAAATTTCATCAAGGCCGGCAATCAGTCGGAGAGTGGTGGTCTTACCGCAGCCGGAAGGGCCGACGAGCACGAGAAACTCGCGGTCTTCAACTGTCAGATTGAGGTTGTTTACCGCCGAAATGGCTTCACCTTTGGGACCCTTGAAGGTCTTGCCCAGGTTTTCGATGACAACGCGTGCCATGCCACATTTTTATTGGGCGCCAATGGAATGTCGAGATTGTCTTTAAGCGCGGGGGAAAGATATTTTGGCGTGAAAAGTAGATTGATGGAAGTAAAACTTTTCGACCTTACATAGGCCATTGCATCTTTGTTTCAGAATGGTAATGTCCCTGACTCATAATTAATTGAGTTTTGAAGATTATCTAAAGAACAAGAGATACCATGAATCTGGATACGCTTTATTCTGAACTGACATTAAAAAACAAAGCCAAGCTAGTGCTGCTGGTGATGGATGGACTTGGCGACCTGGCCACTAAGGGGCAGGGGCATCTAACACCTCTCGAAGCGGCAAAGACTCCCAATCTAGACGCTCTGGCGAAGGACGCAGCACAAGGCCGCATGATCCCCGTAGCTCCCGGCATCACTCCCGGCAGTGGACCTGGGCATCTGGCGCTCTTTGGCTACGATCCGCTTGAGTTTCAAGTGGGCCGCGGTGTGATCGAGGCCCTTGGGCTTGGAATTGAACTCAAGGCTGGCGACGTTGCTGCGCGGGCCAATTTCTGCACGCTGGATGGCAAAGGCATCGTGACGGATCGTCGTGCGGGAAGAATTGAAACCGCTGTTTGTGAAGAGCTGTGCGAATTACTTTCCAAAAAAATCAAAAAGATCGGCACCACCGAAGTCATCATCAAAGCGGGCAAGGGCCATCGCTTTGTGGTGGTGTTCCGCGGCAAAGGTCTGGAAGGCCCACTGACCGATGCCGATCCGCATCACGAAGGGGCGCCGATTCCTTCTGCTGTGCCAGTGAATAAAAAATCGGCCAAGGCCAAAAAGGCAGCCGATCTGGTGAAGCAATTCTATAAATTGGCGTTGCCGATCATCGCCAAAAAACATCCTGCGAATGGTTTCCTCATGCGCGGTATCGCGCACCAGCCGCACATTCCCACTTTCGAAGAGCGTTATTTGCTCAAGCCCGCATGCATCGCTGTCTATCCCATGTACAAGGGTTTGGCTCAATTGGTTGGCATGACCAAGCTGGAGGGAACGCAGACCATCGCTGAGCAATTCGAGCGTTGTGTCGCGGAATACGACAACTACGACTACTTCTTCATCCATTATAAATACACTGATATGTACGGCGAAGATGGAAACTTTGATGCCAAGAAAAAAGCCATTGAAGAATTCGATGCTGCCTTGCCAATACTGTTGAAGAAGAACCCTGACGTGCTGGCCATCACAGGAGATCACTCCACTCCGTGCGCCGCAAAAGGTCATTCATGGCATCCGCAGCCGGTGTTGCTCTCCTCGGAATTGTCCGGCTGGGACAAGCTGGAACGCTTTACTGAAACGGGTGCCAATGGTGGATCGCTCGGAATTTTTGAAGCGAAATTTTTGATGCGCTTAATGCAGGCGAATGCAAAAATGTTCGACAAGTTCGGCGCTTAAAAACGTTCCTCGTTGAAAAAAAATATCGCCTTCATGTAAAAAAAAGATTGCACGAAGGCGAAAATTATTTTTGATTGATGAAAATAGTACTGGTCAGGTGTGAAATTTATGTCTTAATCAAATCAATGAATCAAACCACTAACTGATCGGAGGTGAGTTTCGTGGCTGCTAAGAAAAAAGCAAAGAAAGCTGTTAAGAAAAAAAAGTAACGTTCAAATGAAATGCCAGGATGGAAAACCTGGTCCGTGTGACAGGTTTCCCATCCTGGTTGTCTGACCTCCCGGTTCTTCGCCCCATGGCAACCATCGTATTTGATATCGAGACTTCTGCAGTGCCGCTGGAAAACTTTGATGAAGTACAGCAGGAATATCTCTTTCGCGAATTGGAAAAAATCGAAGATGAAGTCCAGCGTGAAAACCGGCGCGCTGAAATTCTTCGCCAGTTCAGTCTCTGGCCGTTTACTGCACAGGTGGTGTGCATTGCCATGTTAAATGTCGATACGGTGCGGGGCCAGGTGTTGTTTACGGCTGATGACTATGATGAAGATGAGGTCCAGGCCGGTCCCGTGGAATTTGTTCCCTGCGTGGATGAAGTCGAATTGCTGACTGCCTTTTGGGATGTGGCTCAGCATTATGATTCAGTGGTCACATTTAATGGGCGCG
This genomic window contains:
- a CDS encoding YgfZ/GcvT domain-containing protein, with the protein product MEALALHEFHHGLNAVFTEVSGMEVVDHYGDPVSEYRALHESAAVLDLSFRSRICLTGADRVRFLHGQVTNNVQGLRTGTGCYAALVTAKGKLQSDLNIYALKDELLLDFEPGLTKVVSERLEKYIIADDVQIIDVAAAYGQLSIQGPKSEAAIRSLGLDLEIPAQPLTLTSINNPNLGEIYLMNHPRTGGVGFDLFVPTPALGAVADKLIAAAKQQGGSAGGWTALERARIEAGLPRFGADMDETNLAPEAIEARAISYSKGCYIGQEVIARIRTYGQVAKALRGLRLDDKLKTLPAKGDKLFHDGKEVGYITSAVSSSKLNGNFALGYVRKEANQIGSELILRTGEGEFSSHIVEFPFKPA
- a CDS encoding ABC transporter ATP-binding protein; the encoded protein is MARVVIENLGKTFKGPKGEAISAVNNLNLTVEDREFLVLVGPSGCGKTTTLRLIAGLDEISTGNISIDGRVINTVPPKDRDLAMVFQTFALYPHMTAYENMAFGLQVRKLPKKEIGQRVREAAEMLDIKDCLNRLPEALSGGQRQRVALGRAIVRKPKVFLFDEPLSNLDAPMRLQMRKELHKLHTQLGSTMIFVTHDQSEAMALGDRIAVMKQGVLQQVDQPATIYNQPANLFVANFIGSPAINIFQGRILRDAQGLSFQFDTAQDITLNLDRALEDRLQTRIGKEVILAIRPEHISYATPASGANTNWIVSATIELAESMGAETYLYAKLGATSFTVRTAAASSASPGQSANFLFDLHHAHFFDPNTGMVIL
- a CDS encoding 2,3-bisphosphoglycerate-independent phosphoglycerate mutase; the encoded protein is MNLDTLYSELTLKNKAKLVLLVMDGLGDLATKGQGHLTPLEAAKTPNLDALAKDAAQGRMIPVAPGITPGSGPGHLALFGYDPLEFQVGRGVIEALGLGIELKAGDVAARANFCTLDGKGIVTDRRAGRIETAVCEELCELLSKKIKKIGTTEVIIKAGKGHRFVVVFRGKGLEGPLTDADPHHEGAPIPSAVPVNKKSAKAKKAADLVKQFYKLALPIIAKKHPANGFLMRGIAHQPHIPTFEERYLLKPACIAVYPMYKGLAQLVGMTKLEGTQTIAEQFERCVAEYDNYDYFFIHYKYTDMYGEDGNFDAKKKAIEEFDAALPILLKKNPDVLAITGDHSTPCAAKGHSWHPQPVLLSSELSGWDKLERFTETGANGGSLGIFEAKFLMRLMQANAKMFDKFGA
- a CDS encoding 3'-5' exonuclease — protein: MENLVRVTGFPSWLSDLPVLRPMATIVFDIETSAVPLENFDEVQQEYLFRELEKIEDEVQRENRRAEILRQFSLWPFTAQVVCIAMLNVDTVRGQVLFTADDYDEDEVQAGPVEFVPCVDEVELLTAFWDVAQHYDSVVTFNGRGFDVPFLYLRSAALNVPITRKNWLGYRYAVEPHCDLAEQLTFYGVSGREGAARRFNLDFYCKIFGIESPKSHGVTGMDVSNMMAEGRYREIAEYCLRDVHATVLLYRIWKERLAGIK